The segment TCGAACCAAATACGCGACCATTGGCACCCATACGTAGACCAATCTTTACAGCCAAATCGCGCACTTTGTTAGCAAGCTCTTCTGCACCAGCTTTCATGCGCTTTTTCTTAGCGTCAATTTGGCGCATTTTGTGAGCAACCGCCCCAGCACTTTTAGCGCCCATTTCTACAGCAAAGCCTCGAGGAATTAAAAAATTTCGCGCATAGCCAGGACGCACTTTTACAGTTTCACCGATATCACCAAGGCCAACAACATCATCTGTTAAAATTACTTGCATAAATCATTCCCTAAATAAGCGATTAGAACTTAAGCTCTATGAGTATCTATTGAAAACTATAGCGCAGCCGGCTCAATTTCTGCGTCGACAACTAAGTCCGCAACAAAATCATCTTCATAAATTTGCTGAGAAGGCATCATGTTCTCACGCGCACGCGCTGTGAAATCTGGAGCAAACTTGTCTTTTGTTACGAAAATATGACGCAACGCTTGCTCATTGATCTTCAACTGACGTTGCAAGTCAGTA is part of the bacterium genome and harbors:
- a CDS encoding 50S ribosomal protein L9; its protein translation is MQVILTDDVVGLGDIGETVKVRPGYARNFLIPRGFAVEMGAKSAGAVAHKMRQIDAKKKRMKAGAEELANKVRDLAVKIGLRMGANGRVFGSITTKDIAEELKKQGIVVDRRRVLLSEPIKKIGIHFVQVKLHPEVVSQIKVDAFEVQVSQEDEAQLAEQTKRLMELKAKQKEAEAAAEQQDS